The Geothrix sp. genome window below encodes:
- a CDS encoding transposase — MKPKPRRTTSEQLVIGWKLDLALDPNHELVRLAAVIPWEDLTAEFGRMNVLDLGRPGIPVRLMAGLHLLKHTYGLSDEQVAKGWVAHLWALLRLLIGEVRRTISALIAFLEPQAGFRPLLISF; from the coding sequence ATGAAGCCGAAACCGAGGCGGACAACGAGCGAGCAGCTGGTGATCGGCTGGAAGCTGGACCTGGCGCTGGACCCGAACCACGAGCTGGTGCGGCTGGCGGCGGTGATCCCCTGGGAGGATCTGACGGCGGAATTCGGCCGCATGAATGTGCTCGACCTAGGGCGTCCTGGCATTCCGGTCCGGTTGATGGCGGGCCTTCATCTGCTGAAGCACACCTACGGACTGTCGGATGAACAGGTGGCGAAGGGCTGGGTGGCCCACCTCTGGGCCCTTTTGCGTCTGCTCATAGGCGAGGTGAGGCGGACCATCAGCGCCCTGATCGCCTTCCTCGAACCTCAGGCGGGGTTCAGGCCGCTTCTCATATCCTTCTGA
- a CDS encoding sugar transferase: MVKRCLDLTVSSLLLLLIWPILVLLWVLIRWGMGTPTLYRQVRPGYRGRLFQVYKFRTMNESRDVDGLLLPDRDRLTCLGRWMRRLSLDELPQLFNVVLGDMSLVGPRPLLMQYLERYSPEQARRHEVRPGITGWAQVNGRNALSWEEKFRLDVWYVDHQTFWLDLRILFLTAWKVVRRDGISAADSATMPEFLGTNPPPKS; encoded by the coding sequence CTGGTCAAGCGATGCTTGGATCTGACGGTCAGCTCACTGCTCCTCCTGCTGATCTGGCCCATCCTGGTCCTTTTGTGGGTCCTCATTCGCTGGGGCATGGGGACGCCAACTCTCTACCGGCAGGTTCGGCCGGGATATCGGGGACGCCTCTTTCAGGTCTACAAGTTCCGGACCATGAATGAATCCAGGGATGTGGATGGCCTGTTGCTCCCTGACCGCGACCGCCTCACCTGCCTGGGACGGTGGATGAGGAGGCTGAGCCTAGATGAACTGCCACAACTCTTTAATGTGGTCCTCGGGGATATGAGCTTAGTTGGACCACGTCCCCTGCTGATGCAGTACTTAGAGCGCTATTCTCCGGAGCAAGCCCGGCGGCACGAGGTCCGGCCGGGGATTACGGGCTGGGCCCAGGTGAACGGGCGAAATGCTCTGAGTTGGGAGGAAAAATTTCGCCTCGATGTTTGGTATGTTGACCATCAGACATTTTGGCTGGACCTCAGAATCCTCTTTCTGACCGCGTGGAAGGTGGTCCGCCGGGATGGCATCAGTGCCGCTGATTCCGCGACCATGCCAGAATTCTTAGGGACCAATCCTCCCCCGAAAAGCTGA
- a CDS encoding DegT/DnrJ/EryC1/StrS aminotransferase family protein gives MTKLPHTQLPLGSSHAVPAFAPWPFYAEDEVDAVAQVLRSGKVNYWTGEEGRRFEEEYAAAAGCRYAVALMNGTVALELALHALEIPAGAEVITSPRTFIASASAAVARRCTPVLAEVDPDSGNITAESIAKVITPKTRAIIAVHLAGWPCDMDPIMALAKKHGIKVIEDCAQANGATYKGCPVGGIGHVGCFSFCQDKIITTGGEGGMLTTNDEQVWRRAWEYKDHGKSYDAVYHRQQAPGFRWLHESFGTNWRMTELQSAVGRIQLRKLSEWTRLRKAHMNQLFDGLAGHPALHIPRADGDFGHAAYKAYVYLKPETLHPQWTRDRIMTEVTATGVPCFSGSCSEIYLEKAFSTLPSGQDCSFPIAKRLGETSLMFMVHPTLTEASIASAVESLRHVLSRSCF, from the coding sequence ATGACCAAGCTACCCCACACCCAGCTCCCACTTGGTTCATCTCACGCAGTGCCAGCCTTTGCTCCTTGGCCCTTCTATGCCGAGGATGAGGTTGATGCCGTGGCTCAGGTTCTCCGAAGCGGGAAGGTGAATTACTGGACTGGGGAAGAAGGCCGCCGTTTCGAGGAAGAATACGCTGCAGCCGCCGGCTGCCGATACGCCGTCGCCCTCATGAATGGCACGGTTGCCCTGGAACTGGCTCTGCATGCCCTGGAGATCCCAGCCGGGGCAGAAGTGATCACCAGCCCCCGCACCTTTATCGCCAGCGCTAGCGCAGCCGTAGCCCGCAGGTGCACGCCTGTGCTTGCCGAAGTGGATCCAGACAGCGGGAACATCACAGCCGAATCCATCGCCAAGGTCATAACTCCCAAGACCCGCGCCATCATCGCTGTCCACCTCGCCGGCTGGCCCTGCGACATGGACCCCATCATGGCTTTGGCCAAGAAGCATGGGATCAAGGTGATCGAAGATTGTGCTCAAGCCAATGGCGCAACCTACAAGGGCTGCCCCGTTGGCGGCATCGGCCATGTGGGTTGCTTTTCCTTCTGCCAGGACAAGATCATCACCACGGGTGGCGAAGGCGGAATGCTTACGACCAACGATGAGCAGGTTTGGCGCCGAGCCTGGGAGTACAAAGACCATGGCAAGAGCTACGATGCCGTCTACCATCGCCAACAGGCCCCCGGATTTCGTTGGCTGCACGAGTCCTTCGGAACCAACTGGCGGATGACCGAGTTGCAGTCGGCTGTCGGCAGGATTCAGCTGCGGAAATTGTCCGAGTGGACGCGACTGCGAAAGGCCCATATGAACCAGCTGTTTGATGGGCTTGCAGGTCATCCCGCACTGCATATCCCAAGGGCGGATGGAGACTTTGGCCATGCTGCCTACAAGGCCTATGTCTACCTCAAGCCAGAGACTCTCCACCCCCAATGGACTCGAGACCGGATCATGACCGAGGTGACAGCCACGGGTGTGCCCTGTTTTAGCGGCAGCTGCAGCGAAATCTATCTGGAAAAAGCATTCTCGACGCTCCCCAGTGGCCAAGACTGCTCATTCCCCATTGCGAAACGCCTCGGCGAAACGAGCCTGATGTTCATGGTTCACCCAACCTTGACTGAGGCCTCCATTGCCTCGGCCGTTGAGTCGCTTCGGCACGTGCTTTCTCGTTCCTGCTTCTAG
- a CDS encoding polysaccharide biosynthesis protein, whose amino-acid sequence MPPLAGLSKKKLLITGGTGSFGNAVLRKYLQSDIAEIRIFSRDEKKQDDMRHEYHDDRIKYYIGDVREPDGVSSALRGVDYVFHAAALKQVPSCEFYPVEAVRTNVMGTHNLLNACIREGIQKVICLSTDKAVYPINAMGISKALMEKVAIAESRNLVEGQTTIVVTRYGNVMASRGSVIPLFLDQIRAGKPLSVTDPRMTRFLMHLDVAVELVEFAFEHGRNGDTFIRKSPAATMGDLAQAVRELLKVENPIQIIGTRHGEKLYESLVSREEMVRAEDMGGFYRVPADARDLNYGKYFTDGDLSLSQAEEYHSHNAQRLDLPAIQTLLQTLDCVRAARAL is encoded by the coding sequence ATGCCACCTCTTGCCGGCCTATCGAAAAAGAAACTGCTAATTACCGGAGGAACGGGTTCATTCGGTAATGCGGTTCTGCGTAAATACCTTCAATCCGATATCGCCGAGATCCGCATCTTCAGCCGGGACGAGAAGAAGCAGGATGATATGCGCCATGAGTATCACGATGACCGGATTAAGTACTACATTGGTGATGTCAGGGAGCCGGACGGCGTGTCCTCAGCTCTGAGGGGGGTGGATTATGTCTTTCATGCGGCGGCCCTCAAGCAGGTGCCATCCTGTGAGTTCTACCCGGTCGAAGCTGTGCGCACCAATGTCATGGGCACCCACAATCTATTGAATGCGTGCATCCGTGAAGGCATCCAGAAGGTCATCTGCCTCAGCACTGACAAAGCCGTATATCCCATCAATGCTATGGGTATCTCCAAGGCCCTCATGGAGAAGGTCGCGATTGCGGAATCACGCAATTTGGTAGAAGGGCAAACCACCATTGTCGTAACCCGCTACGGCAATGTTATGGCCTCGAGAGGTTCGGTCATACCACTCTTTTTGGATCAAATCCGCGCTGGGAAACCCCTTTCGGTGACGGATCCCAGAATGACCCGGTTCTTGATGCATCTCGATGTGGCGGTGGAGTTGGTCGAGTTTGCGTTTGAGCACGGTCGAAATGGGGATACGTTCATCAGAAAATCACCTGCGGCGACCATGGGAGATCTGGCTCAGGCGGTTAGAGAATTGTTGAAAGTGGAGAATCCCATTCAGATTATCGGAACCCGGCATGGCGAAAAGCTATACGAATCTCTGGTGTCGAGGGAAGAAATGGTTCGTGCGGAGGACATGGGTGGTTTCTACCGTGTTCCAGCCGATGCCCGAGATCTGAACTACGGGAAATATTTCACAGATGGGGATCTTAGTCTGAGCCAAGCAGAGGAATACCATTCCCATAACGCGCAGCGCCTGGATCTGCCCGCAATCCAGACGCTGCTGCAGACCCTGGATTGCGTTCGCGCCGCCAGGGCCCTTTGA
- a CDS encoding acyl carrier protein codes for MTNAENLNKLQVCFTTALGVPAEVVTETLAYNSIREWDSLGHMNLMSELESVFDVMLDTDDILGLSSVGKAKEILTKHGVTF; via the coding sequence ATGACCAATGCCGAGAACCTGAACAAACTCCAAGTCTGTTTCACAACGGCCCTGGGTGTTCCAGCCGAGGTGGTTACCGAGACGCTTGCCTACAATTCCATTCGCGAATGGGACTCCCTTGGTCACATGAACCTGATGAGTGAACTCGAGTCCGTCTTTGATGTCATGTTGGATACCGACGACATTCTCGGTTTGAGCTCGGTCGGCAAGGCCAAAGAGATCCTCACCAAGCATGGCGTGACCTTCTAA
- a CDS encoding SDR family NAD(P)-dependent oxidoreductase: MLNGKVALITGASRGIGAAIASEFARAGAILHLCARSQELETLAQQLALETGAEVHAHIGDVCDDAFLRQTIVQIKKQHGQLNVLVNNAGVIQQGLLGMISMGQTRQTFDVNVMAMINWTQFALKILPSGSSIVNIASIAGTRGMEGVSAYAASKGAVLGFTLAIAKDLARKQIRANAIAPGFIDTNMTQGVTADWYQKRIDSIGMGRIGQPEDIAKVALFLASDLSAYVTGQVIGVDGGMIA, from the coding sequence ATGCTCAATGGGAAAGTCGCCCTCATCACAGGCGCCAGCAGAGGCATTGGTGCGGCGATCGCGTCGGAATTCGCTCGTGCGGGTGCGATCTTGCATCTCTGTGCACGCAGCCAGGAACTGGAAACCCTGGCTCAGCAGTTGGCTCTTGAGACTGGTGCCGAGGTCCATGCCCACATTGGAGATGTCTGTGATGACGCATTCCTCCGGCAAACCATCGTACAGATCAAGAAGCAGCATGGGCAGTTGAATGTCCTCGTCAACAATGCCGGAGTCATCCAGCAGGGGCTGCTGGGAATGATCTCCATGGGCCAGACCCGCCAAACTTTCGATGTCAATGTCATGGCCATGATCAACTGGACTCAATTCGCCCTCAAGATCCTGCCTTCCGGCTCCAGCATCGTGAACATCGCCTCCATTGCCGGCACACGGGGCATGGAGGGCGTTTCCGCCTATGCCGCCTCCAAGGGTGCCGTACTCGGATTCACGCTGGCCATCGCCAAGGACCTCGCGCGAAAGCAGATTCGAGCCAATGCCATCGCCCCAGGTTTCATCGATACCAACATGACCCAGGGCGTCACTGCCGACTGGTACCAGAAACGAATCGATAGCATCGGCATGGGTCGTATCGGTCAGCCGGAAGATATCGCAAAGGTGGCTTTGTTCCTCGCGTCTGACCTCTCCGCCTATGTGACCGGCCAGGTTATCGGTGTTGACGGCGGGATGATCGCCTGA
- a CDS encoding acyl-CoA reductase, translating into MSVTTTHWTQRVHILAPTVSADLKSFLETRVPPAEPFAAHRIDALAALSEYLLKGSPTLRQDPASVATAFWLRKSNLIRLRDAHRARTAGNLIWVPVGRVFHVAPSNIDTLFLYSWALAYLAGNQNVVRLSREQPFLVGELLKAIGEVALRFPDLATANRFVTYEHDAALSGGFSDWCGHRIVWGGNETVQALRGVPLNPHASERSFASKYSYAMIKAASYLALGQTEQEKLASAFYNDFFWFNQAACSSPQVLFWCGSASEVASATPVFLEKLQVEAARRNHSTSIPHASKRANAAFDLAARAEVRIDFSHPSLVVATLEQNHLLDKATCGGGFLRMIRLDSLEELTCHLDDGDQTLTHFGFEPGELTHLAYQGGSLGLDRIVPIGEALAFEPIWDGYDLIEDCLRRVTLRT; encoded by the coding sequence ATGAGTGTCACCACCACCCACTGGACGCAAAGGGTGCACATACTCGCCCCAACGGTCTCAGCCGACCTCAAGTCCTTTCTCGAGACCAGGGTGCCCCCTGCAGAGCCCTTCGCCGCGCATCGCATTGACGCCCTTGCGGCCTTGTCCGAATACCTTCTCAAGGGCTCCCCAACGCTCCGTCAAGATCCGGCAAGCGTGGCCACCGCGTTCTGGCTCCGGAAATCAAACCTGATTAGACTCCGCGACGCGCACAGAGCCAGGACCGCTGGGAATCTCATCTGGGTTCCAGTGGGCCGAGTCTTTCATGTGGCCCCCTCGAACATCGACACCCTTTTCCTTTACTCGTGGGCCCTTGCCTACCTGGCGGGCAATCAGAATGTCGTTCGGCTTTCTCGCGAGCAACCCTTTCTGGTGGGCGAACTGTTAAAGGCCATCGGGGAGGTGGCCCTGCGCTTCCCGGATCTCGCAACAGCCAATCGTTTCGTGACCTACGAACATGATGCAGCCCTATCCGGTGGCTTTTCGGATTGGTGCGGCCACAGGATCGTCTGGGGTGGGAATGAGACGGTTCAGGCCCTGCGTGGGGTGCCCCTGAATCCCCATGCTAGCGAGCGCAGCTTTGCGAGCAAGTATTCCTACGCCATGATCAAAGCAGCGTCCTACTTGGCTCTGGGGCAGACAGAGCAGGAGAAGCTGGCGAGCGCCTTCTATAACGACTTCTTCTGGTTTAATCAGGCGGCTTGTTCATCGCCCCAAGTCCTCTTCTGGTGTGGTTCAGCCTCAGAAGTGGCAAGTGCTACCCCGGTATTCCTGGAAAAGCTGCAGGTCGAGGCTGCCCGGCGCAATCACTCGACTTCGATCCCCCATGCCTCCAAACGGGCCAATGCTGCCTTTGATCTAGCCGCAAGGGCCGAGGTGAGGATCGATTTCAGTCACCCTTCCTTGGTGGTGGCGACCCTGGAACAGAACCACCTGTTGGACAAGGCCACCTGTGGCGGGGGCTTTCTGCGTATGATTCGCCTGGACTCCCTTGAGGAGCTCACCTGTCACCTGGATGATGGGGACCAGACGCTGACTCATTTCGGGTTCGAACCAGGCGAGCTCACCCATCTGGCTTATCAAGGTGGTTCCTTGGGCCTTGATCGAATCGTGCCCATTGGTGAGGCCTTGGCCTTTGAGCCCATCTGGGATGGCTATGACCTGATCGAGGACTGTCTTCGCCGCGTGACTCTGCGCACCTGA
- a CDS encoding NeuD/PglB/VioB family sugar acetyltransferase, translating to MKSLVIIGAGGLGKEIAWSYGRSMGQSGEFNLVGYCDDNPALVGQTQLGLPVLSLEALLKDPHTDGMHFICAIGNNAVRKTLVDRCLSSQWQPLSIIDPSVILGLETQIGVGTYLAPGCIISNQTVLKDHIIVNLHASVGHDCRVEMFAQLCPGARISGNCIIETGAFLGTNAALAPGRHMGHNSILGGGSFCAVDIPDSTTALGTPARLVPVKPA from the coding sequence GTGAAATCATTGGTCATCATCGGTGCCGGAGGACTGGGCAAGGAAATCGCTTGGTCCTATGGGCGATCCATGGGGCAGTCCGGGGAATTCAATCTCGTGGGCTATTGTGACGACAACCCGGCGCTGGTCGGTCAAACCCAACTCGGCCTGCCTGTTCTCTCGCTGGAGGCATTGCTAAAGGACCCCCACACAGATGGGATGCACTTCATCTGTGCCATCGGGAACAATGCCGTCCGGAAAACCCTGGTGGATCGTTGCCTGAGCAGCCAGTGGCAGCCGCTTTCCATCATTGACCCCTCGGTGATCCTCGGGCTGGAAACCCAAATCGGAGTCGGGACCTATTTGGCCCCTGGATGCATCATCTCCAATCAAACGGTCCTGAAAGATCATATCATCGTGAACCTCCATGCATCCGTAGGGCATGACTGCCGCGTCGAGATGTTCGCCCAGCTCTGTCCCGGTGCCCGGATCAGTGGCAACTGCATCATCGAGACGGGGGCTTTTCTCGGCACCAATGCGGCCCTGGCTCCAGGGCGACACATGGGCCACAATTCAATCCTGGGCGGCGGCAGTTTCTGTGCGGTGGACATCCCCGATTCCACGACAGCCCTTGGAACACCTGCCCGCCTGGTCCCCGTCAAACCAGCCTGA
- a CDS encoding AMP-binding protein, with protein MLDLIKSQDPAAEALVDVTRGERLTYAGLIAKVVQAAEVLTHLNPHRGVVFLGASPTTDFVALYLACLKQGMPVLLRDARAPAQTLLETYLPSLVLEPLNELPSTPDPKLSKFNLLSYSVKSGGPAYAVHPNLAVMLTTSGSTGSPKLVRLTQGNLKANAKSIASYLHLGPGERAIQSLPMHYSYGLSILNSHLGSGGTVVLTPDSFLRPEFWKQVDTEACTSFAGIPYMYETLHRIRFNPKKHPTLRSLTQAGGGLKRELISHFHGLSVAANIDFYVMYGQTEASARISYLPPSQLERKLGSIGIPIPDGRLSLRPVDGLEGQHELIYEGPNVMMGYAESIADLAKGDELLGSLATGDLATVDEDGFFTLVGRLNRFAKLFGNRVGLEDLERMVERDFKCSAAAIEGENQLFLFLETLHDAIPDSIALSISKSLQVPPNSIKIIHLDAIPRSSSGKMDYLALRGLKPC; from the coding sequence ATGCTTGACCTGATCAAGAGCCAAGACCCTGCCGCAGAGGCACTGGTTGATGTGACTCGAGGCGAGCGGCTGACATATGCAGGACTCATCGCCAAAGTGGTTCAAGCAGCCGAAGTCTTGACGCATCTGAACCCACACCGGGGCGTTGTGTTCCTTGGCGCAAGTCCGACCACTGATTTTGTGGCTCTTTATTTGGCCTGTCTTAAACAAGGCATGCCTGTTTTGTTGAGGGATGCCCGGGCGCCCGCACAAACGCTGCTTGAGACCTACCTTCCCTCGCTCGTTCTTGAACCGTTGAATGAGTTGCCATCCACTCCGGATCCGAAACTCTCCAAATTCAACCTTCTGTCCTACTCCGTCAAATCAGGTGGACCTGCTTACGCCGTGCATCCGAATCTTGCGGTCATGCTGACCACCTCAGGATCCACGGGAAGCCCCAAGCTGGTTAGGTTGACCCAAGGGAATCTAAAGGCCAACGCCAAGTCCATTGCCTCATACCTGCACCTCGGTCCAGGCGAGCGCGCCATCCAAAGTCTTCCGATGCATTATTCCTACGGCCTATCGATCCTGAATTCACATTTGGGCAGTGGCGGGACTGTCGTCCTCACACCAGATTCCTTCCTTCGTCCGGAATTCTGGAAGCAGGTGGATACAGAGGCCTGCACTTCGTTTGCCGGCATCCCCTATATGTATGAAACCCTGCACCGAATTCGGTTCAATCCCAAAAAGCACCCGACCCTTCGTTCGCTGACCCAGGCCGGTGGGGGACTGAAGCGTGAGCTCATCTCTCACTTTCATGGCCTCTCGGTGGCAGCGAATATTGATTTTTATGTCATGTATGGCCAGACCGAGGCATCGGCTCGGATTTCCTACCTCCCTCCAAGTCAGCTCGAGAGGAAACTGGGAAGCATCGGCATTCCCATCCCGGATGGGCGCCTCAGCCTGAGACCTGTGGATGGCCTGGAAGGCCAGCATGAACTGATCTATGAAGGCCCAAATGTGATGATGGGTTATGCAGAATCGATAGCGGACTTGGCCAAGGGGGACGAGCTGCTTGGTTCCCTGGCGACTGGGGATTTGGCCACAGTGGATGAGGACGGCTTTTTCACCTTGGTCGGGCGGCTCAATCGGTTCGCCAAGCTGTTCGGCAACCGAGTAGGGCTCGAAGATCTCGAGCGAATGGTTGAGCGAGACTTCAAGTGTTCTGCCGCAGCCATTGAAGGGGAGAACCAGCTCTTCCTGTTCCTCGAAACACTCCATGATGCGATCCCTGATTCCATAGCCCTTTCCATCTCCAAATCGCTGCAAGTACCTCCGAACAGCATCAAGATCATCCATCTCGATGCCATCCCCAGGAGCAGCAGCGGTAAGATGGATTACTTGGCGCTGAGAGGGCTGAAACCATGCTGA
- a CDS encoding glycosyltransferase family 4 protein, translating into MRILILSQYFDPEPTFKGLLFAHELMKQGHVVEVLTGFPNYPLGKLYPGYRMKLLQRENLGGIRVTRVPLFPSHDSGGFRRMASYLSFAGTAALMGPWVVRKPDVIYAYHGNATIGVPAWVIGMIRRVPFVLDIQDLWPDSVTSSGMLPAKFQAMIPALEAWCRFLYRRSARIVVLSPGLKRVLMARGVPEEKVEVIPNWCDEIQIQPGSARPEEESLLEGRFNVVMAGNMGRMQGLDVVLEAAQLLQGPAPQVQFVLVGGGVDRPRLEKRMASLGLKNILFLPGRPMDEIGALLHRADALLVHLKDDPLFAITIPSRIQAYLAVGRPLLCGVRGDGAELVKEAGAGFCFEPECPEALAGAVLTVLNLSTEERREIGRRGSEFYKDRLSLSVGTKAFLRFFDRTLSGRSQFS; encoded by the coding sequence GTGCGCATCCTCATCCTATCCCAATATTTCGACCCGGAACCTACGTTCAAGGGTCTGCTCTTCGCGCACGAGCTGATGAAGCAAGGGCATGTTGTTGAGGTACTGACGGGCTTTCCCAACTACCCGTTGGGGAAGTTGTACCCCGGCTACAGGATGAAGCTTCTACAAAGAGAAAACCTCGGTGGAATAAGAGTCACTCGGGTGCCTCTGTTTCCGAGCCATGATTCGGGCGGGTTCCGCAGAATGGCCTCCTACCTGAGTTTTGCGGGCACCGCAGCGCTGATGGGCCCTTGGGTGGTCCGGAAACCTGATGTCATTTACGCCTACCACGGCAATGCCACCATAGGAGTGCCGGCTTGGGTGATCGGGATGATCCGACGAGTCCCGTTCGTACTGGATATTCAGGACCTTTGGCCGGATTCTGTCACATCCTCAGGCATGCTCCCTGCCAAATTCCAGGCCATGATTCCGGCCTTGGAAGCATGGTGCAGGTTTCTGTACCGCCGTTCCGCTCGGATCGTGGTGCTGTCGCCAGGATTGAAACGAGTCCTCATGGCTCGAGGTGTACCCGAGGAAAAGGTGGAGGTCATCCCGAACTGGTGCGATGAGATCCAGATCCAGCCTGGGTCAGCAAGGCCGGAGGAGGAAAGCCTCCTGGAGGGTCGTTTCAATGTGGTGATGGCAGGCAACATGGGTCGGATGCAAGGTCTGGATGTGGTCCTGGAAGCGGCCCAGCTCCTTCAAGGCCCTGCACCACAGGTGCAGTTTGTGCTGGTGGGTGGCGGCGTGGATCGGCCTCGCCTGGAAAAACGAATGGCTTCGCTGGGGTTGAAGAATATCCTCTTCTTGCCGGGAAGGCCGATGGATGAGATCGGCGCCCTGCTTCACCGTGCGGACGCATTGCTGGTCCACCTCAAGGATGATCCATTGTTCGCGATTACCATTCCTTCTCGCATTCAAGCCTACCTGGCGGTTGGTAGGCCGCTCTTGTGCGGAGTCCGCGGGGATGGGGCGGAGTTGGTAAAGGAGGCTGGAGCGGGCTTCTGCTTCGAACCAGAATGTCCAGAAGCCCTGGCGGGTGCCGTACTCACGGTCCTGAACCTGTCCACGGAGGAACGACGCGAGATCGGCAGGAGAGGCAGCGAATTCTATAAAGATCGGCTGTCTCTTTCCGTTGGAACGAAGGCCTTTCTTCGTTTTTTCGACCGAACCCTGAGTGGCAGGTCCCAATTCAGTTAG